A single region of the Mugil cephalus isolate CIBA_MC_2020 chromosome 4, CIBA_Mcephalus_1.1, whole genome shotgun sequence genome encodes:
- the nuf2 gene encoding kinetochore protein Nuf2 yields MAENTFPVYTVDAIVNFFRTEVLTGQEAKHFTKSDLTPHPKPETVQTLYMRVLHLLYRFRPECHSMVPLLENIQFPVYHEGATGIMSVYTRMRQFLPMCLVYDFSLNDLLAPKKQRTLTILSAIVNFLHFRNQRMDVMLEKQAKFRADVDKLQVYTQGNAEAEKKIEMLTTIPPEQQAEADELAAALSELQSTTMHEYQEVNAKNDSIAEWKTTIAEKTQKLAQMKVDIISLKEDVGKLKSQIVESPEELKSQMEKMKENVKNIKNSIEETDERVVELQNMVQGVTHTDAEIQLMYGLLQDMESSMNNSKQRQEEHQDLKAQYDKKQKELKNLCIEEGQLKRALGMKLDKECKQNISRQKKREMKEQHYQDVLGQCNQIHQKREEMADKIQEISNETQQLKSKIKSLRDVCSKETQKAQALYDTLLDSMDELHQRIEMRITDLKLNVTKMSPNF; encoded by the exons ATGGCTGAAAACACCTTCCCCGTTTACACTGTGGATGCTATAGTGAATTTCTTTCGAACTGAAGTTCTCACCGGCCAAGAGGCGAAACACTTCACGAAGAGCGACTTGACTCCTCATCCCAAG CCAGAAACCGTTCAGACCCTCTACATGAGAGTGCTGCATCTCCTGTATCGTTTCAGGCCCGAGTGTCACTCCATG GTTCCGCTTTTGGAGAACATTCAGTTTCCAGTCTATCATGAGGGGGCCACTGGCATCATGAGCGTCTACACACGCAT gcGGCAGTTCCTGCCTATGTGCTTGGTGTATGATTTTTCATTGAATGACCTGCTTGCTCCAA AGAAACAAAGGACTCTGACCATTCTGAGCGCCATCGTGAACTTTCTCCACTTCAGGAATCAGCGGATGGACGTGATGTTGGAGAAACAGGCCAAATTT AGAGCAGACGTGGACAAACTGCAGGTTTACACACAAGGCAACgcagaagcagagaagaagattGAGATGCTGAC GACCATCCCACCGGAGCAGCAGGCCGAGGCTGACGAGTTGGCGGCGGCTCTCTCTGAACTGCAGTCCACCACCATGCATGAATATCAGGAAGTG AATGCCAAAAACGACAGCATTGCAGAGTGGAAAACCACAATAGCGGAGAAGACGCAGAAACTG GCTCAGATGAAGGTGGACATCATCAGCCTGAAGGAAGACGTCGGCAAACTCAAGTCTCAGATCGTTGAGTctccagaggagctgaagagtcagatggagaagatgaaggagaacgTCAAAAACATCAAGAACTCCATA GAAGAAACGGACGAGCGTGTAGTGGAGCTTCAGAACATGGTGCAGGGTGTGACTCACACGGACGCAGAGATCCAGCTGATGTACGGCCTCCTGCAGGACATGGAGAGCAGCATGAACAACAGCAAGCAGCGGCAGGAGGAG CACCAGGATCTGAAGGCTCAGTACGATAAGAagcagaaggagctgaagaaccTGTGCATCGAGGAAGGTCAGCTGAAGCGAGCTCTGGGCATGAAGCTGGACAAGGAGTGCAAGCAGAACATCagcagacagaagaagagggagatgaAGGAGCAGCACTACCAAGATGTGTTGGG GCAGTGTAACCAAATCCACCAGAAGCGAGAGGAGATGGCCGACAAAATCCAAGAGATCTCCAATGAGACGCAGCAGCTGAAGTCCAAGATCAAGAGCCTGAGGGACGTGTGCAGCAAAGAGACGCAGAAGGCTCAG GCTCTGTACGACACCCTGTTGGATTCAATGGACGAGCTGCACCAGAGGATCGAGATGCGCATCACAGACCTGAAGCTAAACGTCACCAAGATGTCGCCAAACTTCTAA